The Amycolatopsis umgeniensis DNA segment ACGGGCCACCGCCGCGTTCGACGTTCGTGGTGGCCAGCTGGACGGCTTCGGCGAGCCATTTCTGCTCGCCGGATTCCGAAATGGACAGACGGGTACTCACGGATGTGCTCCTAGCTCGAAAAAGTACGGATATCAGGTGCCGGTGAGATGTTCGGGACGCACCGGGACACGAGGCAAGGCCAGCCCGGTGGCCGCCCGGATGGCCGCGACGATCGCCGGGGTGGCCGAGATCGTCGGCGGTTCGCCGACCCCGCGCAGACCATACGGCGCGTTCGGGTCGGGCCGCTCCAGGACGTCGATATCCATCGGTGGCATGTCCAGCACGGTCGGGATCAGGTAGTCGGTGAACGACGGGTTGCGGATCTTCCCGTCCACGGTCTGGATCTCCTCCATCACCGCGAGCCCGAGGCCCTGCGCGGAGCCGCCCTGGATCTGGCCGAGCACCGCTTGTGGATTGAGCGCCTTGCCGACGTCCTGCGCGCAATCGAGCGCGACGACCTTGATCAGCCCGAGTTCGGTGTCGACGTCCACGACCGCGCGGTGTGCCGCGAAACCGTACTGGACGTGCGCGTTCCCTTGCCCTGTCTCGGGATCGATGGGGGTCGTCGGGCGGTGGCGCCATTCGACGGTCTCGTCGAAGACCTCGTCGCCGAGGACGTCGGCGAGGTCCGCCAGCACACTGCCGTCCACCGAGAAGACCTTGTTCCCGACGACGGTCAGCTTCCCGTCCGACGCGAGTTTGCCCGCCAGGTGCTTGTGCAGCCCGGATCGCACCGCGACGCACGCGGCCTGGACCGCGCCACCGGTGACGTAGCTCTGCCGCGACGCCGACGTCGAACCGCCGTTGCCGATGTTGGTGTCCATCGGCAGGATGGTCACCTGCTCGATGCCGAGTTCGGTCCGGACGATCTGCTGCATGATCGTGACCAGGCCTTGGCCGACCTCGCAGGCGGCGGTGTGCACTGTCGCCGCGGGTTCGCCGCCGACGAGTTGCAGCCGCACGCGGGCCGTCGAGTAGTCGTCGAAACCCTCGGAGAAGCAGATGTTCTTGATGCCGACCGCGTACCCGATTCCGCGGACGACGCCTTCACCGTGCGTGGTGTTGGAGACGCCGCCGGGCATCCGGCGCAGGTCCAGGTCTTCGTGCTTCACCGGCAACGGCTTGGCGCGCAGGCGTTCCAGCAGTTCGGCGACCGGGGCGGCCGAGTCGACCACCTGACCGGTCGGCATGAGGCTGCCCTCCTCCATGGCGTTGCGGATCCGGATGTCGACCGGATCGACGCCACAGGCCTCGGCGAGCTTGTCCATTTGGGACTCGTACGCGAACCCCGCCTGCACCGCGCCGAAACCGCGCATCGCACCACAGGTCGGGTTGTTGGTGTACACGCCCCAGCAGTCGACCGAAGCACTGTCCACATTGTACGGTCCGACGCCGAGCGTGGCCGCGTTCGCGACCACCGCGCCGGTGGACGAGGCGTACGCGCCACCGTCGAGGTACAGCTTCGCCTTCACGTAAACGAGCCGGCCGTCCTTGTCCGCGCCGTGCTCGTAGTACATCTTCGCGGGGTGACGGTGCACGTGCCCGTAGAAGGATTCCTCGCGGTTGTAGACCATCTTGACCGGCTTGCCGGTGTGCAGCGCCAGCAAACACGCGTGGACCTGGATCGAAAGGTCCTCACGGCCGCCGAACGCGCCGCCGACCCCGCCGAGCGTCAGCCGCACCTTGTCCTTGGGCAGGCCCAGCGCGGCGACGATCTGCTGCTGGTCGACGTGAAGCCATTGCGTGGCGACGTAAAGGTCGACACCGCCTTCGGTGTCCGGGATCGCCATACCCGACTCGGGCCCGAGGAAGGCCTGGTCCTGCATGCCGACCTCGTAGACGCCGGACACCACGACGTCGGCCTTCACCGACTGGTCGCCGTGGCGGATCTTGGCGTACCGCACCACGTTCCCGCCGGGATGCAGCTCGGCACCCTCACCGGCGGCGGCCTTCTCGGAATCCGTCACCGGTTCGAGGACTTCGTAGGAGACCTTGATCCGCTTCATCGCGCGGCGCGCGGTCTCGGGGTGATCCGCCGCGACGAGCGCGACGGGCTCGCCCTGGTAGCGCACGACGTCGACAGCGAGCACCGGCTGATCGGAATGCTCCAGGCCGTACTTGTTCACGCCCGGCACGTCTTCGTGGGTCAGCACCGCGTAGACCCCTTGCACGGCAAGGGCGTCGGTGATGTCGACATCGGTGATCCGCGCGTACGGATGCGGGCTGCGCAGCGTGGCGCCCCACAGCATGTCCTCGTGCCACAGATCCGAGGAATAGGCGAACTCGCCGCGCACCTTGACCGTGCCGTCGGGCCGCCGCGGGCTCGTCCCCACCCCGTTGCCGGTGGTCTGCTTGGAGACTTCAGTGGTGGTCATACCGTCTCCCTCAGCCGGGCACTGGCCACGGCCAGTTCACGGGCGATCTCGTCTTCGGATTCCTCGCGCAGTGTCCCGCCGGTCACCACGGTCGCGCCGCCGACGAACAGGCGCGCGATCGGCGGGGTGGCGCCGAGTACCAGCGCGGCGACCGGGTCGGTGATCCCCGCGTAGTTCAGGCCGTTCAGATCCCAAACCGCGAGGTCGGCGAGCTTGCCGGTTTCGATCGAGCCCAGATCCTTCTCCCGGCCCAGGCAGCGCGCGCCGCCCATCGTGCCCATCCACAGTGCTTCGCGCGTGGTCAGCGCACGCGGCCCACCACGCTGCCGCGCCTGCAGCAGCGACTGGTGCAGTTCCTCCCCGAGGCCACCGGATTCGTTGGACGCGGCGCCGTCGACGCCCAGCCCGACCGCGACCCCGGCGTCGAGCAGTTGCCGGACCGGGGCGATCCCGGCGCCGATCCGCCCGTTCGACGTCGGGCAGTGCGCCGCGCCGGTTCCGGTGGCGCCCATCCGCCGGATCGCGTCCGGGGCGAGGTGGATCGAGTGCGCGAGCCAGACGTCGTCGGCCAGCCAGCCGAGCTTGTCGGCGTACTCGGCCGGGGTGCAGCCGACTTCGGCGAGGCACTGCTTCTCCTCGTCGACAGTCTCGGCGAGGTGGGTATGGAGACGGACTCCCTTGCGCCGCGCGAGTTCCGCGGCGCCGGTCATCAGCCGCTCGCTCACCGAGAACGGCGAGCACGGCCCGGCCGCGATCTGCAGATGCGCGCCCGCGGAGTCGTCGTGGAACCGGTCGATCGCGGCCTCGGTGCCGAGCAGCGCGGCCTCGGTCTCCTCGACGAGGTTGTCCGGCGGGAGTCCGCCCTGCGACTCGCCGCGGTCCATCGAGCCGCGGACGACGTGCAGCCGCACACCGACGCGGATCCTTGCCGCGGCGAGGGCTTCGACCTGGTCGCCGCCATCGCGCGGGAAGACGTAGTGATGGTCGGCGACCGTGGTGCACCCGGTGGTCGCGAGCCGCGTGAGGCCTGCCGTGGCCGCCGCGTGCGTGATTTCGGCGTCGAGCCTTCCCCAAATCGGGTACAGCGCGACGAGCCACTCGAAGAGCGTGTGGTCGGCGGCAAGACCGCGCGTGGCCCACTGGTAGAGGTGGTGGTGGGTGTTGATCAGCCCGGGTGTGACCAGGTATCCGGAACCGTCGACGCGTTCGTCGTACTCGCCTTCGGGTGCCTTCCCCGCGCCGACAGCCGCGATGCGGTCGTTCTCGATGACGACGTGGCCCGAAGCATGCTCCGTACCCGCGTGATCGACAGTGGCGATCGCGGCGTTCTCGATGACGGTCTTCACGCGGTCTCCCCCCTGGTCGCGGCCAGCCGGACGGCGTCGAGGATCTTCTCGTACCCGGTGCACCGGCACAGGTTCCCCGCCAGCGCCTCGCGGATCTCCTCGTCGGCCGGGTTTTCGACCCGGTTGAGCAGATCGTGCGCGGCCACCACGAGGCCAGGGGTGCAGAAGCCACATTGGACGGCGCCCGCGTCCACAAAGGACTGCTGGACTCGGTCGAGCTTGTCGCCGTCGGCGAGCCCTTCGACCGTGCGGACCTCACGACCCTCGACCTGACCGGCCGCGACCAGGCACGAACACACCGGGACCTCGTCGAGATACACCGTGCAGGAACCGCATTCGCCCTGTTCACAGGCGTTCTTGGAGCCGGGGAGACCGAGCCTCTCGCGGAGCACGTAGAGCAGGCTCTCACCCTCCCAGACGTCGTCGGCCTGGCGGGACTCGCCGTTGATCGTCACGTTCACGCGCACTCGCGTTCACCCTTCTGGAAGTCGTTCCACGCCCACGTCAGCGTCCGCCGCGCCAGGACGGACAACGCGTGCTTGCGGTAGTCGGCGCTGCCGCGGACGTCGTCGATCGGCGACGACGCCTGCGAGACCAGCTCGCCGAACCGGCGTTTGACCGAGTCCGCGATCGCCGCCTTGGTGGCCCAGGGAAGTTCGGCGGAGAGGAATTCTTCGGCGGCGGTGGCCCGGCGCGGGGTCGGGGCCGCCGAGCCGACGGCCGCGCGGATCTCGCGGGTGTCCAGGTGCAGGGCCAGCGCGAACGAGCAGACCGCGATCACCATCGCGTTGCGCGTCCCGACCTTGGCGAACTGCTGCGGGCCGACCGCGGCGGGCAGATACACCGCGGTGATCAGCTCGTCGGGCTCGAGGGCGTGGCGTTTGACGCCGAGGTAGAACTCCTCGGCCGGGATCCTCCGCGTCCCGCGCACCGACGCGGCCTCGACCTCGGCGCCGAGCACGAGCAGAACCGGATGGGTGTCGCCGGCGGGCGAAGCGGCGCCCAGATTGCCGCCGACGGTGCCGCGGTTGCGGATCTGCGGCGAGCCGACGGTGCGTGAGGCCATCGCCAACGCGGGCAGAACTTCACCCAGCTCAGCGATCACCCGGACGTAGGGCACGGACGCGCCGAGCCGGATCTCGCCGTCGGTCTCGGTCCACTCGGCGAGTTCGGTGACGCGGTTGAGATCGAGCAGCGCGCCGGGACGGCGGTGGTCGAAGTTGAGCTCCACCATGACATCCGTGCCACCCGCGATGGGCACCGCGTCGGGCCGCTCGGCCTTGACGGCGAGCGCCTCGGTCAGCGAGCTGGGGCGCAGGAAATCCACTCTCGGGCTCCTCGGTTCGGCGGTGTTCTGTGACGGCTGACTCAGTAGACGCCCTGCGCCCGTATGGCGGCAACGGTGCCGAAGCATGAAATCTCCCCTGCACGCGCCGGTCGTTTTGTGCTTTCCTACAAACCTGATGACGACCGTGAAAACTCTGCTCGCGCTTCCCGGGTTGCGCTTGCGTGTGCGTGCCGGGACGGCGCTGCTCGACCGTCCGGTGTCCCGGATCTTCGTCACGGAACTGCCCGATCCCGGGCGGTACGTGTCGGCGGGCGAGCTCGTCCTGAGCGGGTTGCTGTGGTGGCGCGGGCCGGGTGATTCCGAGGCCTTCGTCGCCGCGCTGGCGAAGGCCGGGGCCGTGGCACTGGCGGCTTCCGGAGCGGATTCCGACGGGATCCCCGAAGACCTCGTCGAAGCCTGCACACGACACGGGATCCCGTTGCTGGAAGTGCCGACGGACCTGTCGTTCTCGGTCGTCACCGAACGGGTCGTGCTGGCGTTGGCGGCGGCGGGCGAAGGCGCTCGCAAACGTTTGCTTTCAGCCGCGACCGAGGACGCGTCGGTGGAAACGCTGCTGGACAGGGCCCGCGCCGAGATCGGCCTCCCCTGCTGGGTGGTGCCCGCCGTCGCCCCGGCCGATCTGGTGCGGCGCTTCGTCGCCGCGGGCGGGCGCACCCTGGAGTCCGGCGACGTCTCCGTCCGGCCGGTCGGCGGCAGGCAGGCGTTGCCATGGCTGCTGGCGATCGGCGGCGCGCTGACCTCGGCCCAAGCGGAGATCGCGGAGGAACTCGCCGGACTGATCGGACTAGCGCGCACGCGGGCGGACGAGGTCCGCGCGGTCACCGACAGGGTGCTCGAACCGTTGCTGACCGCGCTCGACGAGGGGAGCGATCCGCACGCGGCGCTGACCGCGACCGGGCTGCGCGGTGATCTGCGCGTCGTCGTCGCCCGCACCGAAGGTTCCGAGGCGGCACGCGGCATCCTGACCGAACTGCTGCCGCCCGGCGCTCTCGTCGGGCCGGCCGGGGAAACGACCTGGGCGGTGGCCGAGGACGACGGCGAATGGCCGGAGGACTGGCCAGCCACGGTGACCGCCTCACTGTCCACAGTGGAGTCGCTGCTGCCTTGCCGCCGGGTGCTGATCGGGATCAGCGACCGTTCCCCGGTTTCGGTACTGCGGGGCGCGAAAGAGGTCGCGCGCTACGCGCTGGCCGCGGCGGCGGAACGGCCGGGCACGATCGAGGTCGTCCCCGGCGGCGAGATCGGCATGCACCGGCTGCTGCTGGCGGGCGCGCCCGACGAACTGCGGGCGGCGCTGCGGCGGCGGGTGCTGGGCCCGCTGCTGAGCTACGACGCCGAGCAGGGCACCGATCTGGTGCACACCCTGCGCGTCTTCCTCGAATGCTCCGGCTCGCCGACGCGGGCCGCGCGGGCGCTGCACGTCCACGTCAACACGTTGCGGTACCGGATCGGGCGGGCGAGCGAACTGCTCGGCGCCGATCTGACCGAGTTCACCGAACAGCTCGACGTCTATTTGGCCTTGTCGGCAGGGAGCTGAAATGGGCATCACCTCGGCGAAAGAAGCCGCCTACGACCCGCGTGTGGTCGCCTTCGGACGGATGATGGGCGCCGCGAACCGGCTCGAATACCTGCTCGGCCGCGCGCTGGAGGCCGAATGCGGGATCTCGCATCTGATGTTCGAGGTCCTGCTGATCGTCGGCAGGGCGGGCGAGGCCGGGATGAGCATGCGCGCGATCGCGCAGGAGCAGGTGCTGACCACGGGCGGCGCGACCAGGCTGGTCGACCGGATGACAACACTCGGGCTGGTCGTGCGCGCCTCCGACGCCGAAGACCGGCGCGTGCAACTCGTGCGGCTGACCGAGAAGGGCGAGGAGACGACCGTCCGCGCCGCGCGGGTGCACGTCGAGAACATCCAGCGGCTCTTCCTCGACCCGCTGCCCGCCGGCCATCGCGAACAGTTCGCGCTGGACCTGCGGACCCTGAGCCATTCCGCCCGTGACGCACTTCCCAGGCTCCGGTAGGAATATCTGACTGGTCAGGCGTCGTTGGATCCCGTCATGAGGCTCATCTATGTCTTCGACGCGTATTGCGGCTGGTCCTACGGCTTCGCCAGGACCATGGCCGACGTCGCGCACCGGCATCCGGACCTGCCGGTCGAAGTGGTTTCCGGCGGTCTGTTCCTCGGCGGGCGCCGGGTGCCGATCCGGCAGTTCGGCTACGTCCAAGGGGCCAACGCCGAGATCACCCGCCAGACCGGGGCGCCGTTCGGGGAGAGCTACGAGCGGCTCATCGCGGACGGCGAGTTCGTCATGGACTCCGAGGCCGCCGCTCGCGGGATGGCGGCGTTGCGCGAAGTCGCGCCGGACCGCGCGGTGCGGCTCGCGGCCTTGCTGCAGGAAGCTTTCTACCTCGATGGACTGAGCCTTTCCGAAGTCTCGACGTATCGGATGGTCGCGCGGCGAGCGGGTCTGGACGAGGACGCCGTCGAGGCCGCGCTGGACGGGGTGCCCGCGGCGGCCGATTTCCAGCGGGCGCGGGAGTTGGGGGTCACCGGGTATCCGACGTTGCTGGCCGACGACGGGGAGCAGGTCGTGACCCTCGTCGCCGGGAACGCGAGCGCGGACGAAGTGGAGCGGCGGATCGGCGCGCTGGTTCCCTAAACTTCGACTCATGCCCATCTCTGCCGTACTGCGACCAGCCACGCCCGCGGATGCCGACGCCGTCGCGCGAATCTGGTACCAGGGTTGGCAGGACGCCCATCTCGGCAACGTGCCCGACGAACTCGTCCGGGCCCGCACTCGCGATTCGTTCTGGGACCGGGCGGGGAACCGTGTCGGCGACACGACCGTCGCGCTGATCGACGGCGAGGTGGCCGGATTCGTGATGGTCGTCGGCGACGAGGTCGAGCAGGTCTACGTTTCTTCGGGTCATCGTGGAAGCGGTGTGGCCGGAACCCTGCTCACGGAAGCCGAACGTCTGGCGGCCGAGGGCGGGCATTCCCGCGCCTGGCTCGCCGTGGCGCCGGGAAACGCGCGGGCGCGGCGGTTCTACGAGCGTCGCGGCTGGGCGGACGAGGGCGAGTTCGACAATCAGGCGTCCGGTCCGGATGGGCCGATTTCGGTTCCCTGCAGGCGTTACGTGAAGACGCTCACCGGCTAGCGGCCAGCACCGCCGCGAGGCCCTCTCGAAGGTCTTTGACGAAATACTCGGGGACCTCCAGCGAAGGGAAATGTCCCCCGGTTTCGGGCGACCTCCACCGGACGATCTGCCGGTACCGCTCCTGTGACCAGGCACGCGGATACTTCTCGATGTCGCGGGGATAGATCGTGACCGCCGACGGGACGTCGACCCTGAGTTCGGGGTCGAGCGAGTTGTGGCTTTCGTAGTAGATGCGGGCGGAGGACGCGCCTGTCCGCGTCAGCCAATACAGGGTGACGTCGTCGAGGACGCGGTCCCTGGAAATCGTCTCGAACGGGCTGTCCCCGGTGTCCGACCACTCGGCGAACTTGTCGAGGATCCAGGCGAGGAGCCCGACCGGCGAGTCGACGAGCGAGTAGCCGATGGTCTGCGGCCGGGTCGCCTGCTGCTTCGCGTACGCCGCGCGGTGGCGCCAAAAATGATGGGTTTCCTCGGCCCAGCCTCGCTCGACCGCCGTCAGTCCGTCCGTCGTCGACCCGGGCAGCCCTTGCGCGAACGTCGTGTGGATGCCGAGGACGTGCGCAGGGAACCTTCCGCCGAGAACCGTGGTGATATTGCCTCCCCAGTCGCCGCCGTGGGCCAAGAACCTGTCGTAACCGAGCCTTCCCATCAGTTCCACCCACGCGGCCGCGATCTTTTCGGTCCCCCACCCGGTGGTGGCCGGCTTGTCGCTGTACCCGAAGCCCGGCAACGACGGGACCACGACGTGGAACGCCGGCGCGTCCGCGTCTCCAGGGTCCGCCAGCTCGTCCACCACATCGACGAACTCGGCGACACTGCCCGGCCAGCCGTGCGTCAAGACCAGCGGAGTGGCGTCCGCGCGCGCGGATCGGCGATGCAGGAAGTGGATTCCGAGACCATCGATGGTCGTGCGGAACTGACCGATCCGGTCCAAGCACGCTTCGAACGACCGCCAGTCGTACCCGGTGCGCCAGTAGTCCACGACATCGACGAGGTCGGCCAGAGGAACCCCCTGGTCCCACCGGCGAGGGTCGGGCGCGGCGCGATAGACCGTCTCGACCTCCGGTAGCCGCGCCGCGGCCAATCGCGCGTGCAGATCCTCGAGGTCAGCGTCAGTCGCACGGGCTTCGAATGCCTGCACGTCGCTGGTTGATCGGGGCATGAGACCTCCTGAATGTCGCGGAACCGGCTAAGACGGT contains these protein-coding regions:
- a CDS encoding MarR family winged helix-turn-helix transcriptional regulator; the protein is MGITSAKEAAYDPRVVAFGRMMGAANRLEYLLGRALEAECGISHLMFEVLLIVGRAGEAGMSMRAIAQEQVLTTGGATRLVDRMTTLGLVVRASDAEDRRVQLVRLTEKGEETTVRAARVHVENIQRLFLDPLPAGHREQFALDLRTLSHSARDALPRLR
- a CDS encoding FAD binding domain-containing protein translates to MDFLRPSSLTEALAVKAERPDAVPIAGGTDVMVELNFDHRRPGALLDLNRVTELAEWTETDGEIRLGASVPYVRVIAELGEVLPALAMASRTVGSPQIRNRGTVGGNLGAASPAGDTHPVLLVLGAEVEAASVRGTRRIPAEEFYLGVKRHALEPDELITAVYLPAAVGPQQFAKVGTRNAMVIAVCSFALALHLDTREIRAAVGSAAPTPRRATAAEEFLSAELPWATKAAIADSVKRRFGELVSQASSPIDDVRGSADYRKHALSVLARRTLTWAWNDFQKGERECA
- a CDS encoding DsbA family protein — translated: MRLIYVFDAYCGWSYGFARTMADVAHRHPDLPVEVVSGGLFLGGRRVPIRQFGYVQGANAEITRQTGAPFGESYERLIADGEFVMDSEAAARGMAALREVAPDRAVRLAALLQEAFYLDGLSLSEVSTYRMVARRAGLDEDAVEAALDGVPAAADFQRARELGVTGYPTLLADDGEQVVTLVAGNASADEVERRIGALVP
- a CDS encoding GNAT family N-acetyltransferase, with protein sequence MPISAVLRPATPADADAVARIWYQGWQDAHLGNVPDELVRARTRDSFWDRAGNRVGDTTVALIDGEVAGFVMVVGDEVEQVYVSSGHRGSGVAGTLLTEAERLAAEGGHSRAWLAVAPGNARARRFYERRGWADEGEFDNQASGPDGPISVPCRRYVKTLTG
- a CDS encoding epoxide hydrolase family protein; this encodes MPRSTSDVQAFEARATDADLEDLHARLAAARLPEVETVYRAAPDPRRWDQGVPLADLVDVVDYWRTGYDWRSFEACLDRIGQFRTTIDGLGIHFLHRRSARADATPLVLTHGWPGSVAEFVDVVDELADPGDADAPAFHVVVPSLPGFGYSDKPATTGWGTEKIAAAWVELMGRLGYDRFLAHGGDWGGNITTVLGGRFPAHVLGIHTTFAQGLPGSTTDGLTAVERGWAEETHHFWRHRAAYAKQQATRPQTIGYSLVDSPVGLLAWILDKFAEWSDTGDSPFETISRDRVLDDVTLYWLTRTGASSARIYYESHNSLDPELRVDVPSAVTIYPRDIEKYPRAWSQERYRQIVRWRSPETGGHFPSLEVPEYFVKDLREGLAAVLAASR
- a CDS encoding 8-oxoguanine deaminase → MKTVIENAAIATVDHAGTEHASGHVVIENDRIAAVGAGKAPEGEYDERVDGSGYLVTPGLINTHHHLYQWATRGLAADHTLFEWLVALYPIWGRLDAEITHAAATAGLTRLATTGCTTVADHHYVFPRDGGDQVEALAAARIRVGVRLHVVRGSMDRGESQGGLPPDNLVEETEAALLGTEAAIDRFHDDSAGAHLQIAAGPCSPFSVSERLMTGAAELARRKGVRLHTHLAETVDEEKQCLAEVGCTPAEYADKLGWLADDVWLAHSIHLAPDAIRRMGATGTGAAHCPTSNGRIGAGIAPVRQLLDAGVAVGLGVDGAASNESGGLGEELHQSLLQARQRGGPRALTTREALWMGTMGGARCLGREKDLGSIETGKLADLAVWDLNGLNYAGITDPVAALVLGATPPIARLFVGGATVVTGGTLREESEDEIARELAVASARLRETV
- a CDS encoding PucR family transcriptional regulator; this translates as MTTVKTLLALPGLRLRVRAGTALLDRPVSRIFVTELPDPGRYVSAGELVLSGLLWWRGPGDSEAFVAALAKAGAVALAASGADSDGIPEDLVEACTRHGIPLLEVPTDLSFSVVTERVVLALAAAGEGARKRLLSAATEDASVETLLDRARAEIGLPCWVVPAVAPADLVRRFVAAGGRTLESGDVSVRPVGGRQALPWLLAIGGALTSAQAEIAEELAGLIGLARTRADEVRAVTDRVLEPLLTALDEGSDPHAALTATGLRGDLRVVVARTEGSEAARGILTELLPPGALVGPAGETTWAVAEDDGEWPEDWPATVTASLSTVESLLPCRRVLIGISDRSPVSVLRGAKEVARYALAAAAERPGTIEVVPGGEIGMHRLLLAGAPDELRAALRRRVLGPLLSYDAEQGTDLVHTLRVFLECSGSPTRAARALHVHVNTLRYRIGRASELLGADLTEFTEQLDVYLALSAGS
- the pucD gene encoding xanthine dehydrogenase subunit D codes for the protein MTTTEVSKQTTGNGVGTSPRRPDGTVKVRGEFAYSSDLWHEDMLWGATLRSPHPYARITDVDITDALAVQGVYAVLTHEDVPGVNKYGLEHSDQPVLAVDVVRYQGEPVALVAADHPETARRAMKRIKVSYEVLEPVTDSEKAAAGEGAELHPGGNVVRYAKIRHGDQSVKADVVVSGVYEVGMQDQAFLGPESGMAIPDTEGGVDLYVATQWLHVDQQQIVAALGLPKDKVRLTLGGVGGAFGGREDLSIQVHACLLALHTGKPVKMVYNREESFYGHVHRHPAKMYYEHGADKDGRLVYVKAKLYLDGGAYASSTGAVVANAATLGVGPYNVDSASVDCWGVYTNNPTCGAMRGFGAVQAGFAYESQMDKLAEACGVDPVDIRIRNAMEEGSLMPTGQVVDSAAPVAELLERLRAKPLPVKHEDLDLRRMPGGVSNTTHGEGVVRGIGYAVGIKNICFSEGFDDYSTARVRLQLVGGEPAATVHTAACEVGQGLVTIMQQIVRTELGIEQVTILPMDTNIGNGGSTSASRQSYVTGGAVQAACVAVRSGLHKHLAGKLASDGKLTVVGNKVFSVDGSVLADLADVLGDEVFDETVEWRHRPTTPIDPETGQGNAHVQYGFAAHRAVVDVDTELGLIKVVALDCAQDVGKALNPQAVLGQIQGGSAQGLGLAVMEEIQTVDGKIRNPSFTDYLIPTVLDMPPMDIDVLERPDPNAPYGLRGVGEPPTISATPAIVAAIRAATGLALPRVPVRPEHLTGT
- a CDS encoding (2Fe-2S)-binding protein — protein: MRVNVTINGESRQADDVWEGESLLYVLRERLGLPGSKNACEQGECGSCTVYLDEVPVCSCLVAAGQVEGREVRTVEGLADGDKLDRVQQSFVDAGAVQCGFCTPGLVVAAHDLLNRVENPADEEIREALAGNLCRCTGYEKILDAVRLAATRGETA